From a single Sorghum bicolor cultivar BTx623 chromosome 5, Sorghum_bicolor_NCBIv3, whole genome shotgun sequence genomic region:
- the LOC8069283 gene encoding NAC domain-containing protein 2 yields MAGEGMVEHAPPRWPNVNVPPGYRFKPTPRELIQCYLEPWVATEPGHQSPGEFYGIMAAADVYGEDPRTLASRFQHIAHDDGNWYFLSVARWKDGNASSKRMNRAVGALGTWHGSGKRIPVRGVGYRQSFEFRPAGGGKATWLMEEFGTVWNDATAEDGIRVLCRLHLRPKATVAVAAAAADGDELQQQLEANDVPAPCNKRQRERVPPRQQEEHHFDADYWTAAPDVRGFSSSYATTTAAPAPAPPDVGCSYATTSSQTAAAVPVTELTAEALAAAWQHQPMMEQQAGDGGYQYQCAGGVHGGVYIRADDDEPQPLEVVVEDVEFTAQELKLEDSDYVFTAEHLLQLDVDDGWIMDGNSNAFSFLQTMCDGVQENSDPKPEPSDGVQENNNDDDPKGDTDAS; encoded by the coding sequence atggccGGCGAAGGAATGGTGGAGCACGCGCCGCCGCGGTGGCCGAACGTGAACGTGCCACCGGGGTACCGCTTCAAGCCGACGCCGCGGGAGCTGATCCAGTGCTACCTCGAGCCCTGGGTGGCGACGGAGCCGGGGCACCAGTCGCCCGGCGAGTTCTACGGCATCATGGCGGCGGCGGACGTGTACGGCGAGGACCCCCGCACGCTGGCGTCGCGGTTCCAGCACATCGCCCACGACGACGGCAACTGGTACTTCCTCTCCGTCGCCCGCTGGAAGGACGGCAACGCCAGCAGCAAGCGGATGAACCGCGCCGTCGGGGCACTCGGCACGTGGCATGGGTCCGGCAAGCGGATCCCCGTCCGCGGCGTCGGGTATCGCCAGTCCTTCGAGTTCCggcccgccggcggcggcaaggCCACGTGGCTCATGGAGGAGTTCGGCACCGTCTGGAACGACGCCACCGCTGAGGACGGCATCAGGGTGCTCTGCAGGCTGCACCTCAGACCCAAGGcgacggtggcggtggcggcggcggcggcggacggcgacGAGCTCCAGCAGCAGCTCGAGGCCAACGACGTGCCGGCCCCGTGCAACAAGAGGCAGCGGGAGCGCGTGCCGCCGCGCCAGCAGGAGGAACACCACTTCGACGCGGATTACTGGACGGCGGCGCCCGACGTCCGCGGGTTCTCCTCCTCCTAtgccaccaccaccgctgctccggcgccggcgcctcCGGACGTCGGGTGCTCCTATGCCACCACGTCGTCCCAGACTGCTGCGGCTGTGCCGGTGACCGAGCTGACAGCGGAAGCGTTGGCCGCCGCTTGGCAACACCAACCCATGATGGAACAACAGGCAGGCGACGGGGGTTACCAATACCAATGCGCCGGCGGCGTCCATGGCGGCGTATACATCagggccgacgacgacgagccaCAGCCATTGGAGGTGGTTGTAGAAGACGTGGAGTTTACCGCGCAAGAATTGAAGCTGGAAGACTCTGACTATGTGTTCACCGCGGAGCATTTGCTGCAGCTGGACGTGGACGATGGATGGATCATGGATGGTAATAGCAACGCCTTCTCGTTTCTACAGACCATGTGTGATGGTGTGCAGGAGAACAGCGATCCGAAACCAGAGCCCAGCGACGGtgtgcaagagaacaacaaCGACGATGATCCGAAAGGCGACACTGACGCAAGCTGA
- the LOC8085627 gene encoding E3 ubiquitin-protein ligase listerin, protein MGRGPFVSPFAESSSWAGYRAELVQPKQKEIINRKQTKFFTLFVYLLSARVFASVGVCDSCGGGGGGGEGSGRDEGSAAMGKQKGRASSSGMAASLVPHAQGAVPTVGFGGYHGAVRVEPAAPSDPDAPIRLTPDVDGEVLQNLKRLGRKDPTTKLKALSALSTLFGQKPGEEVVQIVPQWAFEYKRLLLDYNREVRRATHEAMSSLITAIKKGIAPHLKSLMGPWWFSQFDPAPEVAQAARRSFEAAFPQSERRLDALMLCVKETFLYLNENLKLTPQALSDKATPMDELEDMHQRVMSSSLLAMATLIEILLGVKLQNCDGDSTNTENKNLSKVRLTILSSAEAAFCMHKCFLDVLKSKSSVIRSATYSLLTSYIKHVPHVFDEETMKKLSPTLLGAFHEKDASCHSSMWDTILVFSRKFPEAWSYCNIHKVVLSRFWHFLQNGCYGSKQVSYPLLVQFLDSVPPKAVMGQQFVFDFLHNLWAGRNQRQLSAADSLAFCGAFKQSFLYLLKNASRYTGDSSDDMPIKLITDVLAKIVWRDYLLLSGDTTSGGVLLSHKTSGLAANMHYPTYYLQDLKKCIIEILDVIADTENHLLNISCQSLLRDCLDIIQQGEKLSKFQNHAEQLVSFFLSLDQIVVCKGEIWPLERLAKPLVEQSLPAIKFMDTPCLVKLLSILVEIFGPTPLFLKNHKSNDEELDIKSYLEFFNYELLPWCLDGKYSTCNSKIDLLLSLFQDESFFDQWCSIVKCTTAEQTHSVDDKTSNIMGQFELLTLLLQKIRERIAGGKLRNLQENGYLPEHWRHDILDSTAASVFCDLPASDCHVSFICAALGGSDQEDQICFLSPETVCKILGSILKNLALVLMASTFEWARLAHSLLPAEPEHLKVLEENSSIINFEMARSAFKVLQGSLFSLRRLEENSVFPSILAALFVIEWECSMSLALVEENYLEGHVEDTEVGVSMSSSSKSYLDEKMHLKANLAESIHAFRQSLSPSFWNNLHSCTSNRLANILAQCVRYAVFQTRDLHAERTAILCSEWVVDMLKLICLDHRNLQSFFDLLLSEGEYWPLWLMPSLQNGHASVKVQLDPDITDEIELKHERFVAFVDRLILKLGFSEVVLGIPGNMQSATSQSIDITSPVSSLSRAWVAGEVLCTWTWKGGCALKTFLPSLVQYMKDESYPEISIVPLLLDTLLGGALMHESGPWVLFNAWHLSDNEIDKIQDRFLRALVSLLFTINTNDRLWRESEALVFFEQLLSNLFIGSSVNRKCLKILPYVMTSIIKQFSALNRGSSYADLVGKSIQSWLDAAISCLSSSPREIPVQDIEDWMQVVLSCFPLRITGGAQKLVVVVEREISDTERSLMLTLFQKYQIFYGSTASSLFTTETTVSTTVELLGVKLTAVVVGYCWRNLQENDWHFVFRMVFKCIESSVLLVEEMTDGINDATINQVSSKDALEKLELVVGTTDKLTLSLAESALVTMCHLNHLCNIQEAENSQSVQLIRSGDYAESSDKMLESILRLFLASGVSEAIAKSCSEEASSVIGSSRHAYLHFWELVASFIKNAPLQIRKSALESMELWGLTKGSVSGLYSILFSSQPIFHLQLAAFSLLLSEPFCQLSLVKNCSMGENCSSVQQSGISQSAELMPDSEKTVHLRDELSDLIEFPTYELLKTDLTARDRVDVFIAWALLLSHLQILPASSSIRGDVLQYIQEKVSPCILDCIFQHIPVKAAAPSGKKKDTELAPEAEAAAKASKNAIATCSLLPYLESLWPIGTLQMASLAGSLYGMMIRLLPSFVRTWFTTLRDRSLSYSIESFTKQWCSPPLLLDEFSQVKDSVYGDENFSVSVNRTAFEIVATYKKEETGIDLVIRLPNCYPLRHVDVECTRSLGISEVKCRKWLLSLTSFVRNQNGAIAEAIRTWKSNFDKEFEGVEECPICYSILHTSNHSLPRLACKTCKHKFHGACLYKWFSTSNKSTCPLCQTPF, encoded by the exons ATGGGCCGAGGCCCATTTGTGTCTCCTTTTGCGGAATCGTCATCATGGGCCGGCTACAGGGCAGAATTAGTACAGCCGAagcaaaaagaaataataaacCGGAAGCAAACCAAATTCTTCACCCTGTTCGTGTATCTGTTGTCAGCTCGGGTTTTTGCTTCCGTCGGCGTCTGCGATTCgtgcggcggcgggggcggcggcggtgagGGAAGCGGGCGAGACGAGGGATCAGCCGCGATGGGGAAGCAGAAGGGGCGCGCGTCCAGCAGCGGCATGGCGGCGTCGCTGGTGCCGCACGCCCAGGGCGCCGTCCCCACCGTCGGTTTCGGCGGCTACCATGGCGCCGTCCGTGTTGAGCCCGCTGCGCCCTCCGACCCAGACGCCCCGATTCGCCTTACCCCA GATGTGGATGGTGAAGTGCTTCAGAACCTAAAGAGGTTAGGAAGGAAAGATCCAACAACAAAG CTCAAGGCCTTATCTGCTCTCTCTACACTCTTTGGACAAAAACCTGGTGAGGAAGTTGTGCAGATTGTTCCACAATGG GCATTTGAGTATAAGAGGCTGCTACTTGACTATAACAGAGAAGTTCGCCGTGCTACTCATGAGGCCATGTCTAGCCTCATCACAGCAATCAA GAAAGGTATAGCACCACATCTGAAGTCCTTGatgggtccttggtggttttctCAGTTTGATCCTGCTCCTGAGGTTGCTCAGGCTGCTCGACGTTCATTCGAG GCAGCATTCCCACAGTCAGAGAGAAGACTGGATGCATTAATGTTATGTGTGAAGGAAACATTTCTTTACCTAAATGAGAACTTGAAGCTAACGCCACAAGCTTTGTCTGACAAGGCTACACCAATGGATGAACTGGAAGATATGCATCAGAGG GTAATGTCATCATCACTGTTAGCTATGGCAACTCTTATAGAAATTTTACTAGGAGTGAAATTGCAAAATTGTGATGGTGACAGTACCAATACTGAAAACAAGAATCTGTCAAAAGTTAGGTTAACTATACTTTCTTCTGCTGAAGCTGCATTTTGTATGCATAAATGTTTTCTTGACGTCCTCAAGTCAAAAAGTTCTGTTATACGGTCAGCTACATACTCACTGCTTACAAGTTATATCAAACATGTTCCTCATGTTTTTGATGAAGAAACCATGAAGAAACTTTCTCCAACTCTACTTGGTGCATTCCATGAGAAGGATGCATCATGTCACTCTTCTATGTGGGATACAATTCTTGTTTTCTCTAGAAAGTTTCCAGAGGCTTGGTCATATTGCAATATTCACAAAGTTGTCCTCAGTCGGTTTTGGCATTTCCTACAAAACGGATGTTATGGTTCcaaacaagtttcatatcctCTTCTAGTTCAGTTTTTGGACTCTGTGCCACCTAAAGCAGTCATGGGACAACAATTTGTTTTTGATTTTTTGCATAATCTTTGGGCTGGAAGGAACCAGAGGCAGTTATCAGCTGCTGATAGTTTGGCTTTCTGTGGTGCCTTTAAACAGAGTTTTTTGTATCTTCTAAAGAATGCATCAAG ATATACTGGAGATTCTTCAGATGATATGCCTATCAAGCTTATAACTGATGTACTTGCTAAAATAGTTTGGCGTGACTACCTTTTATTGTCTGGAGACACAACTAGTGGCGGTGTTCTGTTATCTCATAAAACTTCAGGGTTAGCTGCGAACATGCACTACCCAACATACTATCTTCAGGATTTGAAGAAATGCATCATTGAAATACTAGATGTGATTGCAGATACAGAAAATCATTTACTTAATATTTCTTGTCAGTCGCTTTTAAGGGACTGTTTGGACATAATTCAACAAGGGGAGAAGCTTTCCAAGTTTCAGAATCACGCAGAACAACTTGTGTCGTTCTTTCTATCTTTGGATCAAATTGTTGTATGCAAAGGTGAAATATGGCCACTGGAAAGATTAGCAAAACCACTGGTTGAGCAATCTTTGCCAGCTATCAAGTTCATG GACACTCCATGCCTTGTTAAGCTTCTTTCAATTTTGGTTGAAATATTTGGGCCCACCCCCTTATTTTTGAAGAATCATAAGTCAAATGATGAAGAGTTGGATATCAAGTCTTATCTGGAGTTTTTCAATTATGAATTGCTCCCTTGGTGTTTGGATGGAAAATATAGCACCTGTAATTCAAAGATCGATTTGTTGCTTTCCTTATTTCAAGATGAATCCTTCTTTGACCAATGGTGTTCCATCGTCAAATGTACCACAGCTGAACAAACGCATTCCGTTGATGATAAGACCTCAAACATTATGGGACAATTTGAATTGCTTACGCTGTTACTTCAGAAAATCAGGGAAAGAATTGCTGGGGGAAAGCTAAGAAACTTACAGGAAAATGGTTATCTTCCGGAACATTGGCGTCATGATATATTAGATTCTACTGCAGCTTCTGTCTTCTGTGATTTGCCTGCTTCAGATTGTCATGTTAGTTTTATATG TGCTGCACTTGGTGGCTCAGATCAAGAGGATCAAATCTGCTTTCTTTCTCCTGAGACTGTTTGTAAAATTCTCGGATCCATTTTAAAGAATTTGGCACTGGTACTCATGGCATCAACTTTTGAGTGGGCAAGGTTagcacattctttgttgcctgctGAACCTGAGCACTTGAAGGTTCTAGAAGAAAATTCCTCAATAATTAACTTTGAGATGGCTCGATCTGCCTTTAAAGTTCTTCAGGGTAGCTTGTTTTCACTTCGGAGACTTGAGGAAAATTCTGTATTTCCTTCTATTCTGGCAGCTCTCTTTGTCATTGAATGGGAATGTAGCATGTCTTTAGCTCTTGTTGAAGAAAATTATTTGGAAGGTCATGTAGAAGATACGGAAGTTGGTGTTTCTATGTCCAGCAGTTCAAAAAGTTATTTGGATGAGAAAATGCATTTGAAGGCTAACCTTGCAGAAAGCATACATGCTTTTCGCCAAAGCTTAAGTCCATCCTTTTGGAATAATCTTCACTCATGCACATCGAATAGATTGGCAAATATTCTAGCTCAGTGTGTCAGGTATGCTGTATTTCAGACTAGAGACTTGCATGCGGAAAGGACAGCAATCTTATGTTCCGAGTGGGTGGTGGACATGTTGAAGCTCATATGTCTTGATCACAGAAACTTGCAAAGTTTTTTTGATCTTTTATTATCTGAGGGAGAATATTGGCCGCTCTGGCTGATGCCATCTTTACAAAATGGGCATGCATCTGTGAAGGTCCAGCTGGATCCAGATATTACAGATGAAATT GAACTGAAACACGAACGATTTGTTGCCTTTGTTGATAGGCTTATTCTCAAACTTGGCTTTAGTGAAGTGGTTTTAGGTATTCCAGGAAATATGCAGTCTGCCACATCACAATCAATTGATATCACTTCACCCGTCTCTTCCTTGTCCAGAGCATGGGTGGCTGGTGAGGTCCTTTGCACTTGGACATGGAAAGGCGGCTGTGCACTAAAAACATTCTTACCTTCGCTGGTTCAGTACATGAAAGACGAATCATATCCTGAGATCAGCATTGTGCCCTTGTTGCTTGATACACTGTTAGGTGGAGCCCTTATGCATGAGAGTGGTCCATGGGTACTGTTTAATGCTTGGCATCTTTCTGACAACGAAATTGATAAAATTCAAGATCGTTTTCTCCGTGCTCTTGtgtctttgttatttactattaATACAAATGATCGTCTCTGGAGAGAATCTGAGGCACTTGTATTTTTTGAGCAACTATTGAGCAATCTTTTCATTGGCTCatcagttaatagaaaatgccTGAAGATACTACCCTATGTTATGACCTCCATCATAAAACAGTTCTCAGCCTTGAACAGAGGTTCTTCGTATGCTGATTTGGTGGGGAAAAGTATACAGAGTTGGCTTGATGCAGCCATCTCTTGTCTGTCATCCAGCCCAAGGGAGATACCTGTACAAG ATATTGAGGACTGGATGCAAGTGGTGTTGTCTTGCTTTCCATTGAGGATAACTGGAGGAGCCCAGAAATTGGTAGTTGTGGTTGAGCGAGAGATCAGTGATACAGAAAGGTCACTAATGCTGACTCTGTTTCAGAAATACCAAATTTTCTATGGTAGTACAGCTTCATCATTGTTCACTACTGAAACTACAGTATCAACGACAGTTGAATTACTGGGAGTGAAACTGACAGCTGTTGTGGTTGGGTATTGCTGGAGAAACCTTCAGGAGAATGATTGGCATTTTGTGTTCCGCATGGTATTCAAGTGTATTGAATCATCTGTTTTGCTTGTGGAAGAAATGACTGATGGCATAAATGATGCCACAATAAACCAGGTATCAAGTAAAGATGCCTTGGAGAAGCTTGAGTTAGTGGTTGGCACTACAGATAAGTTAACATTAAGCCTTGCAGAATCTGCTTTGGTTACAATGTGTCACCTCAACCATCTTTGTAATATCCAAGAAGCAGAAAATTCCCAGAGTGTACAGCTTATTAGATCAGGGGACTATGCTGAGAGTAGTGACAAGATGCTAGAGAGTATCCTCCGTTTGTTCTTGGCCTCTGGTGTTTCAGAGGCAATTGCGAAATCTTGCAGTGAAGAGGCTTCATCTGTCATAGGTTCTAGTCGGCATGCTTATTTGCACTTTTGGGAACTTGTGGCATCATTCATAAAAAATGCTCCACTGCAAATTAGAAAGTCTGCACTGGAGTCCATGGAACTCTGGGGACTGACCAAGGGTTCCGTCAGTGGATTATATTCGATTCTTTTCTCCTCACAACCAATATTTCACTTACAGCTTGCAGCTTTCTCTCTACTTCTGTCTGAGCCCTTCTGTCAACTTTCACTGGTTAAAAATTGTTCAATGGGAGAAAATTGCTCATCTGTTCAGCAATCTGGCATAAGCCAAAGTGCTGAGTTGATGCCAGATTCAGAGAAGACAGTGCATCTAAGAGATGAACTTTCAGACTTAATTGAGTTCCCGACATATGAACTTCTCAAAACTGATCTGACAGCTCGAGATAGG GTTGATGTATTCATTGCCTGGGCATTGTTGCTGTCCCACCTGCAGATACTACCCGCATCTTCCAGTATCAGGGGAGATGTGCTTCAATATATACAAGAAAAGGTCAGTCCGTGCATATTGGATTGCATTTTCCAGCATATCCCAGTAAAGGCTGCTGCACCGAGTGGGAAGAAAAAGGATACTGAGCTAGCGCCTGAAGCAGAAGCTGCTGCCAAAGCTTCGAAGAATGCCATAGCTACTTGTTCTTTGCTTCCGTACTTGGAATCTCTTTGGCCCATTGGGACTTTGCAAATGGCCTCACTTGCGGGCTCATTGTACGGGATGATGATTAGGCTGCTGCCTTCTTTTGTGCGCACATGGTTTACTACCTTGAGAGACCGTTCAT